In the genome of Tannockella kyphosi, one region contains:
- a CDS encoding iron-containing alcohol dehydrogenase codes for MQRFTLPRDLYFGENALDYLKTLEGSKAVIVIGGGSMKRFGFLDKALKNLEEANIEVKLIEDVEPDPSVETVMKGAEVMREFNPDWIISMGGGSPIDAAKAMWVFYEYPEATFEEICVPFSFPKLRKKAKFIAIPSTSGTATEVTAFSVITNYATGVKWPLADFEITPDVAIVDPSLAETMPATLTAHTGMDALTHAIEAYVGLTHQPFTDPLALEAIKIVFDCLKDSYGGDKDAREMMHYGQCMAGMAFSNALLGIVHSMAHKTGAAFSTGHIPHGCANAIYLPYVIKYNAKADASRYAAISRFLGLEGECDECLVDSLCDKINEYNIYLGIPKSMQEFGILEDEFLAKVDNIADLAIGDACTGTNPRTPTHDEMVKLLTCCYYGTSVEF; via the coding sequence ATGCAAAGATTTACATTACCTAGAGATTTATATTTTGGAGAAAATGCATTAGATTATTTAAAAACTTTAGAAGGTTCTAAAGCTGTAATAGTAATAGGTGGAGGATCTATGAAACGCTTTGGTTTCTTAGATAAAGCACTAAAAAACTTAGAAGAAGCAAATATTGAAGTAAAATTAATTGAAGATGTAGAACCAGATCCATCAGTAGAAACAGTTATGAAAGGTGCAGAAGTAATGCGTGAATTTAATCCTGATTGGATTATTTCTATGGGTGGAGGATCACCAATAGATGCAGCAAAAGCAATGTGGGTTTTCTATGAATATCCAGAAGCTACTTTTGAAGAAATATGTGTACCATTTTCATTCCCTAAATTAAGAAAGAAAGCTAAATTTATTGCTATTCCATCAACATCAGGAACTGCAACAGAAGTAACAGCATTCTCTGTTATTACTAATTATGCAACTGGAGTAAAATGGCCTTTAGCAGATTTTGAAATTACACCAGATGTTGCTATTGTTGATCCGAGTTTAGCAGAAACAATGCCTGCTACTTTAACTGCTCATACAGGTATGGATGCTTTAACTCATGCTATTGAAGCATATGTTGGTTTAACACATCAACCATTTACTGATCCATTAGCTTTAGAAGCAATTAAAATAGTATTTGATTGTTTAAAAGATTCTTATGGAGGAGACAAAGATGCTAGAGAAATGATGCATTATGGTCAATGTATGGCAGGGATGGCTTTCTCTAATGCACTATTAGGTATTGTTCATTCAATGGCACATAAAACTGGAGCTGCTTTTAGTACAGGACATATCCCACATGGTTGTGCAAACGCTATTTATTTACCATATGTAATTAAATATAATGCAAAAGCAGATGCTTCTAGATATGCAGCTATTTCTCGTTTCTTAGGATTAGAAGGAGAATGTGATGAATGTTTAGTAGATTCATTATGTGATAAGATTAATGAATATAATATTTATTTAGGAATTCCTAAATCAATGCAAGAATTTGGTATTTTAGAAGATGAATTCTTAGCAAAAGTTGATAATATTGCTGATTTAGCAATCGGAGATGCTTGTACAGGTACAAACCCTCGTACACCAACTCATGATGAAATGGTTAAATTATTAACTTGCTGTTATTATGGAACAAGTGTTGAATTTTAA
- the rbr gene encoding rubrerythrin yields the protein MESLKGSKTLSNIMHAFAGESQARNRYTFYASVAKKEGFVQVQNIFLETADQEKEHAKRLMKLANADCQGELVYVDGNFPVLIGNTAQNLKASAQGENEEYTDMYPSFAKTAREEGFTEIATIFESIAIAEKHHEARFLKLLETLENATVFKKEQPVVWKCNNCGFIYEGLEAPVVCPACDHPTAHFEVNTFFLG from the coding sequence ATGGAAAGTTTAAAAGGATCAAAAACATTAAGTAATATCATGCATGCATTTGCTGGGGAGTCTCAAGCTAGAAATCGTTATACATTCTATGCTTCAGTAGCTAAAAAAGAAGGTTTTGTTCAAGTTCAAAATATCTTCTTAGAAACTGCAGATCAAGAAAAAGAACATGCAAAAAGATTAATGAAACTTGCGAATGCAGATTGCCAAGGAGAATTAGTTTATGTGGATGGTAATTTCCCAGTATTAATCGGAAACACTGCCCAAAACTTAAAAGCATCTGCTCAAGGTGAAAACGAAGAATATACTGATATGTATCCTAGTTTTGCAAAAACTGCAAGAGAAGAAGGATTTACAGAAATTGCAACAATTTTTGAATCAATTGCCATTGCAGAAAAACATCATGAAGCACGTTTCTTAAAACTATTAGAAACATTAGAAAATGCAACAGTATTTAAAAAAGAACAACCTGTTGTTTGGAAATGTAATAACTGTGGATTTATCTATGAAGGATTAGAAGCACCAGTTGTTTGTCCAGCATGTGATCATCCAACTGCTCACTTTGAAGTAAACACATTCTTCTTAGGATAA
- a CDS encoding Fur family transcriptional regulator: protein MATSRYSSQRAAILGNLQSRIDHPSADVIYTDIKKTMPTISLGTVYRNLQVLCDNGQVRKISFSDQIVHYDANMANHHHFVCKKCHSIYDIEISTFQNENIEHSVETVEVVYHGICNACQEK, encoded by the coding sequence ATGGCAACATCAAGGTATTCATCACAACGTGCAGCTATTTTAGGAAATTTGCAGTCTAGAATAGATCATCCTAGTGCTGATGTCATTTATACGGACATTAAAAAAACAATGCCTACTATTTCCCTTGGTACGGTATATCGAAACCTACAAGTACTATGTGACAATGGACAAGTAAGAAAAATTAGTTTTTCTGATCAAATTGTTCATTATGATGCAAATATGGCCAATCATCATCATTTTGTTTGTAAAAAATGTCATTCTATTTATGATATTGAAATTTCTACATTTCAAAATGAAAACATCGAACATAGTGTAGAAACTGTAGAAGTAGTATACCATGGTATCTGTAATGCTTGCCAAGAAAAATAA
- the hflX gene encoding GTPase HflX, with protein sequence MNALIVTVTYKYMAYDSIKSKEELISLANACDITVTKEASQNLDAISPSTFVGSGKLAEIKNQLTNIDVVIFDEELSPLQIKNITDILEIEVTDRTDLILRIFEQRAKTKEAKLQVKIAKCRYMLPRLAGMQEQLYGQLGGSGFRGSGEKKIELDRRVLHNQLHQANKELEKIVKQRQTQRKQRKDKDNKVIALVGYTNSGKSSLLNNLCENKEKHVLQKDMLFATLETATRKCKIENHTCLVSDTVGFIDRLPHHLIQAFRSTLEEVKEADILVHVVDSSNEQWEKQIQTTNMVLKVLQADNIPVIYAYNKVDKDKYAFIQAYEPSVFISVKENINIDLLKKEIVTILFKEYTVYDLQIPYEKGDVYSYLQQHANVLDVQYGQNAIFVKVEEHPSKMKEFLQYRIQH encoded by the coding sequence ATGAACGCATTAATAGTAACAGTAACATATAAATATATGGCATATGATAGTATCAAATCAAAAGAAGAACTTATTTCACTAGCTAATGCTTGTGACATTACAGTCACGAAAGAAGCTAGTCAAAATTTAGATGCTATTTCCCCAAGTACTTTTGTAGGCTCAGGGAAGTTAGCAGAAATTAAAAATCAATTAACAAATATTGATGTTGTTATTTTTGATGAAGAATTATCGCCATTACAAATAAAAAATATAACTGATATTTTAGAAATAGAAGTAACAGATCGAACGGACTTAATCCTTCGTATCTTTGAACAAAGAGCAAAAACCAAAGAAGCAAAGCTACAGGTTAAAATAGCAAAATGTCGATATATGCTACCAAGATTAGCTGGGATGCAAGAACAATTATACGGACAGTTAGGTGGTTCAGGGTTTAGAGGTAGTGGAGAAAAGAAAATCGAACTTGATCGAAGGGTCTTGCATAACCAATTGCATCAAGCAAATAAAGAATTAGAGAAAATTGTGAAACAAAGACAAACACAAAGAAAACAAAGAAAAGATAAAGATAATAAAGTCATTGCACTAGTAGGATATACAAATAGTGGAAAGTCATCACTATTAAATAATTTATGCGAAAACAAAGAAAAACATGTCTTACAAAAAGATATGTTATTTGCAACCCTAGAAACAGCAACAAGAAAATGTAAAATAGAAAATCATACTTGTTTAGTTAGTGATACGGTAGGATTTATAGACCGTCTACCACATCATTTAATTCAAGCCTTTCGTTCTACCTTAGAAGAAGTAAAAGAAGCAGATATATTAGTTCACGTAGTTGATTCTTCTAATGAACAATGGGAAAAACAAATACAAACAACAAATATGGTACTAAAAGTATTACAAGCAGATAACATTCCCGTTATTTATGCATATAATAAAGTGGATAAAGATAAATATGCTTTTATTCAAGCATATGAACCAAGTGTATTTATCTCTGTAAAAGAGAATATAAATATAGATTTATTAAAAAAAGAAATCGTTACTATTTTATTTAAAGAATATACTGTTTATGATTTACAAATTCCTTATGAAAAAGGAGATGTATATTCTTATTTACAACAACATGCAAATGTACTAGATGTTCAATATGGTCAAAACGCTATTTTTGTAAAAGTAGAAGAACATCCTAGTAAAATGAAAGAATTTTTGCAATATAGAATACAACATTAG
- the argF gene encoding ornithine carbamoyltransferase codes for MNLVNRSFLTLADYSKEEIRYLLDLSHQLKAKKKSGEVGQLLRGKNVVLLFDKSSTRTRCAFEVGANDEGANVTFLTNSQINKKESLEDSARVLGRMYDGIEYRGFDQKVVEDLAKYAGVPVWNGLTDVDHPTQVLADFMTMEEHMDKPLEQSKFVFVGDLSDNVMYALMLGCAKMGMEFVAIGPELTVTDKEILEKSLAFASESGASITISHDVSDVKGADVIYTDIWVSMGEAESLYAVRTKALTPYKITEELMNKTNNPACLFMHCLPAYHDFETEVACDMRDRFGLDIREVEDRVFRSENSVVFDEAENRMHTIKAVMVATLVEL; via the coding sequence ATGAATTTAGTGAACAGAAGTTTTTTAACATTAGCGGATTATTCAAAGGAAGAGATTCGTTATTTATTAGATTTAAGTCATCAATTAAAAGCAAAGAAAAAAAGTGGGGAAGTAGGTCAATTATTAAGAGGAAAAAATGTAGTTTTATTATTTGATAAGTCTTCTACTAGAACACGTTGTGCTTTTGAAGTAGGTGCAAATGATGAAGGAGCAAATGTTACATTTTTAACAAATTCTCAAATAAATAAAAAAGAATCATTAGAAGATAGTGCTAGAGTACTTGGAAGAATGTATGATGGTATTGAATATCGTGGTTTTGATCAAAAGGTAGTGGAGGATTTAGCAAAATATGCTGGAGTTCCAGTATGGAATGGATTAACTGATGTGGATCATCCAACCCAAGTATTAGCTGATTTTATGACAATGGAAGAACACATGGATAAACCTTTAGAACAAAGTAAGTTTGTCTTTGTAGGAGATTTAAGTGATAATGTTATGTATGCTTTAATGTTGGGATGTGCAAAAATGGGAATGGAATTTGTTGCAATTGGACCAGAATTAACGGTAACAGACAAAGAAATACTTGAAAAATCATTGGCTTTTGCAAGTGAATCAGGTGCTAGTATTACAATTAGCCATGATGTGTCAGATGTAAAAGGAGCAGATGTTATTTATACGGATATATGGGTATCAATGGGAGAAGCGGAATCATTATATGCGGTTCGAACAAAAGCCTTAACACCTTATAAAATAACAGAAGAATTAATGAATAAAACAAACAATCCAGCTTGTTTATTTATGCACTGTCTACCAGCTTATCATGATTTCGAAACAGAAGTAGCGTGTGATATGCGTGATCGTTTTGGATTAGATATTCGTGAAGTAGAGGATCGTGTTTTCCGTAGTGAAAATTCTGTTGTTTTTGATGAAGCGGAAAATAGAATGCATACTATTAAAGCAGTAATGGTTGCAACATTAGTAGAATTATAA
- a CDS encoding UDP-N-acetylmuramoyl-L-alanyl-D-glutamate--2,6-diaminopimelate ligase: MKTIQIDSRKIKPGDIFVALKGQLVDGHDFLEQAHQNGASLLVVEHPCNYPNVQVVADTKAYLDDYLASNYADLLKDLKVIGITGTNGKTTTCAIIYQLLNAIGIPCAMFGTIGYESPKSKEETINTTPDIITIYSFLLKAKEEGCKVVAMEVSSHGLHQGRIGKLQFDGAGFTNLTLDHLDYHKTMDTYASHKAIVLDHLKPNGKCLYNNDDAYKSYFQKENNLGYGMSECAYQILSMQTIGQTTTVCFQHNQKEYVATVDMLGKYNIYNFMQAISCLHEVGYDLEMMCKHANKVCTPEGRMNVYKLKKGYAVIDYAHTPNAVENILQTFCELEGKKIITVIGCGGDRDNSKRPIMAELVTKYSDYSILTMDNPRCEDVEDILDQMEKGCSNKNYERISDRSLAIKKAISMADEDTYVLLLGKGHEDYIETNKIKTPYSDAGEVKKYQ, translated from the coding sequence ATGAAAACAATTCAAATAGATTCAAGAAAAATAAAACCGGGAGATATTTTTGTAGCATTAAAAGGACAATTAGTAGATGGACATGATTTTTTAGAACAGGCTCATCAAAATGGAGCTAGTTTATTGGTTGTAGAACATCCCTGTAACTATCCAAATGTGCAAGTAGTAGCAGATACAAAAGCATATTTAGATGACTATCTAGCAAGTAATTATGCGGATTTGTTAAAGGATCTAAAAGTTATTGGAATAACAGGAACAAATGGAAAAACAACGACTTGTGCTATTATTTATCAATTATTAAATGCAATTGGTATTCCTTGTGCTATGTTTGGTACCATTGGATATGAAAGTCCTAAAAGCAAAGAAGAAACAATTAATACGACTCCAGATATTATTACTATTTATTCTTTCTTATTAAAAGCAAAAGAAGAAGGCTGTAAAGTAGTTGCTATGGAAGTAAGTTCTCATGGTTTACACCAAGGTCGTATAGGAAAATTACAGTTCGATGGAGCAGGTTTTACTAACTTAACATTAGATCACTTAGATTATCATAAAACAATGGATACATATGCTAGTCATAAAGCAATTGTATTAGATCATTTAAAACCAAATGGAAAATGTCTTTATAACAATGATGATGCTTATAAAAGTTATTTTCAAAAAGAAAATAACCTTGGTTATGGAATGAGTGAATGTGCTTATCAAATCTTATCAATGCAAACAATAGGTCAAACTACTACGGTTTGTTTCCAACATAACCAAAAAGAATATGTAGCAACAGTGGATATGTTAGGTAAATATAATATTTATAACTTTATGCAAGCCATTAGTTGTTTACATGAAGTAGGTTATGACTTAGAAATGATGTGTAAACACGCAAATAAAGTATGTACACCAGAAGGAAGAATGAATGTATATAAACTAAAAAAAGGATATGCAGTCATTGATTATGCACATACCCCTAATGCAGTAGAAAATATTTTACAGACGTTTTGTGAGTTAGAAGGAAAGAAAATTATTACCGTTATTGGTTGTGGTGGTGATCGTGATAATTCAAAACGCCCAATTATGGCAGAACTTGTTACTAAATATAGTGATTATTCGATTCTTACAATGGATAACCCACGTTGTGAAGATGTGGAAGATATTCTTGATCAAATGGAAAAGGGTTGTTCAAATAAAAATTATGAACGTATAAGTGATCGTTCTCTAGCAATAAAAAAAGCAATTAGTATGGCAGATGAAGATACCTATGTTTTGCTTTTAGGGAAAGGTCATGAAGATTATATAGAAACAAACAAAATAAAAACCCCCTACAGTGATGCAGGGGAAGTGAAGAAGTATCAATAA
- the argH gene encoding argininosuccinate lyase: protein MKLWGGRFTKPTNQLVHEFNASIGFDQVFYVQDIQGSIAHAKMLTKQGLLTDNEGLQIQEGLQSILDDLQSGDLQIDTSYEDIHSFVEATLTMRIGEPGKKLHTGRSRNDQVALDMRLYTRDQIILLHELCFDVLSTIHDIMKNHTETFMPGFTHLQKAQPVTLAHHMGAYFEMFKRDSQRLEDIYTRMNVCPLGSGAMAGTTYPLDREYTASLLGFDGPCLNSMDGVSDRDYLIELLSAMATMMMHMSRLSEEIIIWNSNEYQFIELDDTFSTGSSIMPQKKNPDIAELIRGKTGRVYGALTSLLTTMKGIPLAYNKDMQEDKEGVFDAIRTTKGCLQLLNDMLKTTTFNKDNMKKSATGGFTNATDAADYLVNHGVPFRDAHGIIGTLVLKAIQENCALDDLSLAQFQEVSPVFQEDIYEAISLETCVNKRVTLGAPGKKAMIQVIAVNEQYLKTFKKDY from the coding sequence ATGAAATTATGGGGTGGAAGATTTACAAAACCAACCAATCAATTAGTACATGAATTTAATGCTTCGATTGGATTCGATCAAGTATTTTATGTACAAGATATTCAAGGAAGTATTGCCCATGCTAAAATGCTTACAAAACAAGGATTATTAACAGATAATGAAGGTTTACAAATTCAAGAAGGATTACAAAGTATTTTAGATGACTTACAAAGTGGTGATTTACAAATAGATACTAGTTATGAAGATATTCATAGTTTTGTAGAAGCAACATTAACAATGCGTATTGGTGAACCTGGTAAAAAATTACATACTGGTAGAAGTAGAAATGACCAAGTAGCATTAGATATGCGTCTATATACAAGAGATCAAATTATCTTATTACATGAACTTTGCTTTGATGTTTTATCAACAATTCATGATATTATGAAAAACCATACCGAAACATTTATGCCTGGCTTTACGCATTTACAAAAAGCGCAACCAGTTACTTTAGCTCATCATATGGGAGCATATTTTGAAATGTTTAAACGTGATTCACAACGTTTAGAAGATATCTATACACGTATGAATGTTTGTCCTTTAGGTAGCGGTGCTATGGCTGGAACTACTTATCCTTTGGATCGTGAATATACTGCCTCATTACTTGGTTTTGATGGACCTTGTTTAAATAGTATGGATGGTGTTAGTGACCGTGATTATTTAATAGAATTATTAAGTGCAATGGCTACTATGATGATGCATATGTCACGTTTAAGTGAAGAAATTATTATTTGGAATAGCAATGAATATCAATTTATTGAATTAGATGATACTTTCTCTACTGGAAGTTCAATCATGCCACAAAAGAAAAACCCTGATATTGCAGAATTAATTCGTGGTAAAACAGGAAGAGTATATGGTGCACTAACTAGTCTATTGACTACGATGAAAGGTATTCCTTTAGCATATAATAAAGATATGCAAGAAGATAAAGAAGGTGTTTTTGATGCTATTAGGACTACAAAAGGTTGTCTTCAATTATTAAATGATATGTTGAAAACAACTACTTTTAATAAAGATAATATGAAAAAGAGTGCTACTGGTGGTTTTACGAATGCAACGGATGCTGCTGATTATTTAGTCAATCATGGAGTTCCTTTCCGTGATGCTCATGGCATTATTGGAACATTGGTTTTAAAAGCAATACAAGAAAACTGTGCTTTAGATGACTTATCATTAGCACAGTTCCAAGAAGTTTCTCCTGTTTTCCAAGAAGATATTTACGAAGCTATTTCATTAGAAACATGCGTCAATAAGCGTGTTACTTTAGGAGCTCCAGGAAAAAAAGCGATGATCCAAGTCATCGCTGTAAATGAACAATATCTAAAAACCTTTAAAAAAGATTATTGA